In Gammaproteobacteria bacterium, one genomic interval encodes:
- a CDS encoding potassium transporter, producing MQLRVIQRILGLLLMVFSVTMLPPVLVGLIYGDGAIGAFLTGFLVTFVAGFLLWLPVRRFVRDLHLRDGFIIVVMFWSVLALFGSLPFMLGPGLNMSFTEALFESMSGLTTTGATVIVGLDSLPKALLFYRQELQWLGGMGIIVLAIAILPMFGIGGMQLYRAETPGPMKDNKLTPRITETAKALWYIYLGLTVSCALAYWAFGMSGFDAISHSFSTVAIGGFSTHDASIGYFNSAAIEGVAIVFMLLAGVNFALHFVAVRNMRVSAYWADAEFRAYLFVLFIVAVIACSYLYFNHTFDSVGSTIHHGLFQVISIGT from the coding sequence ATGCAACTACGCGTCATTCAACGCATCCTCGGTCTACTGCTAATGGTCTTTAGTGTCACCATGTTGCCACCGGTATTGGTTGGTTTGATTTATGGTGACGGTGCTATTGGTGCTTTTCTTACCGGTTTCTTAGTGACTTTTGTTGCAGGGTTTTTATTGTGGTTACCAGTGCGGCGTTTTGTTCGTGATCTGCATTTACGCGATGGCTTTATCATTGTGGTGATGTTCTGGAGTGTCTTGGCCTTGTTCGGTTCCCTACCGTTTATGTTAGGGCCGGGGTTAAATATGTCATTTACTGAGGCACTTTTTGAATCAATGTCTGGCCTGACCACAACAGGCGCAACCGTTATTGTTGGTCTCGACTCTCTGCCCAAGGCGCTGTTATTTTATCGGCAAGAATTACAGTGGTTAGGTGGTATGGGAATTATCGTCTTGGCTATTGCCATACTACCTATGTTTGGTATTGGCGGCATGCAGCTTTATCGTGCCGAGACCCCGGGGCCGATGAAAGATAATAAATTAACACCACGTATTACTGAGACAGCTAAGGCATTATGGTATATCTACTTGGGTCTGACGGTGAGTTGTGCCCTTGCCTATTGGGCTTTTGGTATGTCGGGGTTCGATGCCATTAGCCACAGTTTTTCCACTGTCGCTATCGGCGGTTTCTCAACGCATGATGCCAGTATTGGCTACTTTAATAGTGCCGCCATTGAAGGTGTTGCCATCGTATTTATGCTATTGGCAGGGGTTAACTTTGCTTTGCATTTTGTTGCGGTAAGAAATATGCGCGTTAGCGCTTATTGGGCAGATGCCGAGTTTCGTGCTTATCTTTTTGTGTTGTTTATTGTAGCGGTGATTGCCTGTAGTTATCTTTATTTTAATCACACGTTTGATAGCGTTGGCAGTACTATCCACCATGGCTTGTTCCAAGTGATATCGATTGGTACCA